The following coding sequences are from one Microbacterium wangchenii window:
- a CDS encoding transglycosylase domain-containing protein yields MKRLHRPETQDRRTARSVLGAFAGLAGLSTVAGVLVAASLTPALALSGAATSTAITMFDRLPSVLDIGKPMLPTTFWVKNPDTGEEQVLTQFYDQNRSQVDFDQIAPVMYDAILSSEDPRYYQHSGVDLIGTARALLSNAQGGGETQGGSSISQQYVKNILIQKCERDAEAGEKQDENGEIVQITREQALLECWTEATTAEGDEGIIRKLQEMRYAIALERKYSKSEILLGYLNIANFGGTTYGIDAAARYYFGVSAAELSLPQAATLAGIVQNPNTYRIDKPTGSMFGAEDVAFNKAPDGAIDDVKDGQLAALDTMLARGEITQEQYLLAADGYSATKGRQLYVLSRMLDDGRITQEQYRAAVLEPITPSITPPRTGCAAATGAEYFCQYARMVVERDPAFGETTEERVKNLRQGGLNIYLTLDWRVQNPARDTVAEWAPSSLPGMSFGTSATSVEVPTGRVLSIAQNTNFRDGDSGGDPNFSSIVYAGDLQFGGSNGLPAGSTFKLFTLIDWLEQGKSLNQLVDGVLRPPKRMTNSCTGDWTNTSNWRPNNSGGTRGYVGTPMQFTRDSLNSGYVAMAAELDLCDIANVVKKMGVTYGDGSDIPMAVANDVIGSANVSPLAMAGAFATVANNGVHCQPTVIDKVTDYQGNELPKPARICTQVLDPAVAATAATALQGVMYGGTGDSARPRDGVPVMGKTGTHEYWQTWMAEASTRVATVVWVGNSTGEVRLDRTYTDRDVLHDLRYPIARQIQAAANAAYGGDRFPDPDTNLMRQVLEDLPDVLGMTVDESRSMLEAAGFGVVVGQPVDSDRPEGTVAAQTPNPGKVAGGTVVTINPSNAQAVTVPDVAGRSFEEARLMLLEAGFATIITGTCTEESTATKPRAIRTNPSAGSLTNRAPIVVDYAAAQCGTDAGNAP; encoded by the coding sequence ATGAAGCGGTTGCATCGCCCCGAAACCCAGGACCGCCGCACGGCCCGCAGCGTTCTGGGAGCTTTCGCCGGTCTCGCCGGCCTCAGCACAGTGGCGGGCGTGCTCGTGGCGGCATCCCTCACGCCCGCGCTGGCACTGTCAGGTGCAGCCACGTCGACGGCGATCACGATGTTCGATCGCCTCCCCAGCGTGCTCGACATCGGAAAGCCGATGCTGCCGACCACGTTTTGGGTGAAGAACCCCGACACCGGCGAAGAGCAGGTGCTGACCCAGTTTTACGACCAGAACCGGTCTCAGGTCGACTTCGACCAGATCGCGCCCGTTATGTACGACGCGATCCTCTCCAGTGAGGACCCTCGGTACTACCAGCACAGTGGCGTCGACCTCATCGGTACCGCCCGCGCCCTCCTGTCCAACGCCCAGGGTGGCGGCGAGACGCAGGGTGGCTCATCCATCAGCCAGCAGTACGTCAAGAACATTCTCATCCAGAAATGCGAGCGAGACGCCGAGGCCGGCGAAAAGCAGGACGAGAACGGCGAGATCGTCCAGATCACGCGTGAGCAGGCTCTGCTGGAGTGCTGGACGGAGGCGACGACCGCCGAAGGCGACGAGGGCATCATTCGGAAGCTGCAGGAGATGCGATACGCCATCGCCCTGGAGCGGAAGTACTCCAAGAGCGAAATCCTGCTCGGATACCTCAACATCGCGAACTTCGGCGGCACCACTTACGGCATCGACGCCGCCGCTCGATACTACTTCGGCGTGTCTGCTGCCGAACTGAGTCTCCCGCAGGCCGCGACGCTCGCAGGTATCGTGCAGAATCCCAACACGTACCGCATCGACAAGCCGACAGGTTCGATGTTCGGCGCCGAAGACGTGGCGTTCAACAAGGCACCGGATGGTGCGATTGATGATGTCAAGGATGGCCAGCTTGCCGCCCTGGACACCATGCTCGCCCGCGGTGAGATCACGCAGGAGCAGTACCTCCTGGCCGCCGACGGCTACTCGGCCACGAAGGGTCGTCAGCTCTACGTGCTCAGCCGCATGCTCGACGACGGCCGGATCACACAGGAGCAGTACCGCGCCGCAGTCTTGGAGCCAATCACTCCGAGCATCACTCCGCCCAGGACCGGCTGCGCTGCCGCAACCGGAGCGGAGTACTTCTGCCAGTACGCCCGTATGGTCGTCGAGCGAGATCCTGCGTTCGGCGAGACGACCGAAGAGCGCGTCAAAAACCTGCGCCAGGGCGGCCTCAACATCTACTTAACCCTCGATTGGCGCGTGCAGAACCCCGCCCGCGACACCGTCGCTGAGTGGGCGCCGAGCTCGCTGCCAGGCATGTCGTTCGGAACGTCCGCTACGAGCGTCGAGGTGCCAACTGGCCGCGTCCTTTCCATCGCGCAGAACACCAACTTCCGCGACGGCGACAGCGGCGGCGACCCCAACTTCTCCAGCATCGTCTACGCAGGCGACCTGCAGTTCGGAGGATCCAACGGGCTCCCCGCCGGGTCGACGTTCAAGCTCTTCACGCTCATCGACTGGCTGGAGCAGGGCAAGTCCCTGAATCAGCTCGTCGATGGAGTGCTGAGACCGCCGAAGCGAATGACCAACAGTTGCACCGGCGACTGGACGAATACGTCGAATTGGCGACCCAACAACTCCGGTGGCACCCGCGGCTATGTCGGTACTCCGATGCAATTCACTCGCGACTCGCTCAACTCTGGGTATGTTGCGATGGCCGCGGAGCTGGATTTGTGCGACATCGCCAACGTCGTGAAGAAGATGGGCGTCACCTACGGCGACGGGTCGGACATTCCGATGGCCGTCGCAAACGACGTCATCGGCTCAGCCAACGTCTCGCCACTCGCAATGGCCGGCGCGTTTGCCACGGTCGCGAACAACGGCGTCCACTGTCAGCCCACGGTTATCGACAAGGTCACCGATTACCAGGGAAACGAGTTGCCCAAACCTGCACGCATCTGTACGCAGGTGCTGGATCCGGCCGTCGCGGCTACTGCTGCGACAGCACTGCAAGGCGTCATGTATGGCGGAACCGGAGACTCGGCGCGCCCCCGCGACGGTGTCCCCGTCATGGGCAAGACGGGAACTCATGAGTACTGGCAGACCTGGATGGCGGAGGCGAGCACAAGAGTCGCCACAGTCGTCTGGGTCGGGAACTCCACCGGCGAGGTGCGTCTCGACCGCACCTACACCGACCGGGACGTTCTTCACGATCTGCGATACCCGATCGCCCGTCAGATCCAGGCCGCAGCCAACGCGGCCTACGGCGGAGACCGGTTCCCGGACCCCGATACGAACCTGATGCGTCAGGTGCTCGAAGATCTACCAGACGTGCTGGGAATGACCGTCGATGAGTCCAGAAGCATGCTCGAGGCGGCCGGCTTCGGCGTCGTCGTTGGCCAGCCGGTGGACTCCGACAGACCGGAGGGGACGGTGGCCGCGCAGACCCCGAATCCCGGCAAGGTCGCAGGCGGCACGGTCGTGACGATCAACCCGAGCAACGCGCAAGCGGTCACAGTGCCGGACGTCGCTGGCCGCTCTTTTGAGGAGGCGAGGCTCATGCTGCTCGAAGCTGGGTTTGCAACCATCATCACAGGGACCTGTACCGAGGAATCGACTGCCACGAAACCGCGCGCAATACGAACGAATCCGAGCGCTGGAAGTCTTACAAACCGCGCCCCCATCGTGGTCGATTACGCCGCGGCTCAGTGCGGCACTGATGCTGGCAACGCGCCGTGA
- a CDS encoding LysR family transcriptional regulator: protein MDLLNGVRAFAAVARRGSFSAAADDERTTQPVISRRIAALEEVLGGPLIERDFRPVGLTPLGRALLSNAQTLLTAERALVDAAASYRRGAVRLLVPPYPDAALWAAVRLRASATGVELDIEEDGRDSRLLRLRGGEVDAAILPVESARADWLVPLGLAQSTDQRQLTLASLRPTRADRERAARIVVLPEDSEGALLSTLRDTTARYGLAARQIHHAPDLVPALAGSLAGDDWILCSRAEADAWRLTWLPVKELPLSRTYRLDTISQRGTELFDMNLRRDVAAALGTAPLQDR, encoded by the coding sequence GTGGATCTGCTCAACGGCGTCCGGGCGTTCGCTGCCGTGGCGCGCCGAGGCAGCTTCTCCGCCGCCGCCGACGACGAACGCACCACCCAACCGGTCATCAGTCGCCGGATCGCGGCGCTGGAGGAGGTTCTGGGTGGTCCGCTGATCGAGCGCGACTTCCGCCCGGTTGGCCTCACCCCCCTGGGGCGGGCGCTGCTCAGTAACGCGCAGACCCTGCTCACCGCGGAACGCGCGCTCGTGGATGCAGCGGCGTCATATCGCCGTGGGGCGGTCCGGCTGCTTGTGCCGCCCTACCCCGACGCCGCACTGTGGGCCGCTGTGCGGCTGCGGGCGTCCGCGACCGGTGTGGAGCTGGACATCGAGGAAGACGGTCGGGATAGTCGGCTGCTACGACTGCGAGGTGGCGAAGTGGATGCCGCCATCCTCCCGGTCGAATCGGCGCGAGCTGACTGGCTGGTTCCTCTGGGGCTTGCCCAATCCACCGATCAGCGGCAGCTCACGCTCGCCTCCCTCCGCCCGACCCGTGCCGACCGGGAGCGCGCTGCACGGATAGTCGTCCTCCCGGAAGACAGCGAGGGCGCACTGCTTTCGACGCTCCGGGACACGACGGCCCGGTACGGTCTGGCCGCCCGACAGATCCATCACGCACCCGACCTTGTTCCTGCACTCGCTGGCTCCCTCGCGGGCGACGATTGGATCCTCTGCTCTCGCGCAGAAGCTGATGCCTGGAGGTTGACGTGGCTTCCTGTCAAGGAACTGCCACTGTCCCGCACCTATCGGCTGGACACGATCAGCCAGAGGGGCACAGAGTTGTTCGACATGAACCTTCGCCGCGACGTCGCAGCCGCTCTGGGAACTGCACCACTGCAGGACCGATGA
- a CDS encoding serine hydrolase, which produces MTDLTQEPAFAPVVSRAASVLATAGLSGSLLVRHLGTGHQLAIDADRPFPLASLAKLPLVAAALDAGRRGELDLAQQVTLDHRSRSRGGPGIARFTHPATLALEDLARISIEHSDSSAADALFRFVPPQSVTAWLRAAGIRGVVIRHPIEDLYVSLAAQARSSDAAAVHSLVISADQLGHPSPLPQLDVELANSGTAHGLADLIQQLWDGSIGDDVAAAVRHMMAGNLLRHRLSPDFASDAASWSSKTGSFLHLRHEAGVVEHVDGETLIVVALTRSRIPATIQPAAEHAMGQAARLLHDELLAWCADQ; this is translated from the coding sequence ATGACCGATCTGACTCAGGAACCCGCTTTCGCGCCGGTGGTCTCACGCGCGGCCAGTGTGCTCGCAACCGCAGGGCTCTCCGGTTCACTCCTCGTGCGCCACCTCGGCACGGGGCACCAACTGGCCATCGATGCCGACCGGCCGTTCCCGCTGGCATCTTTGGCCAAGCTGCCGTTAGTCGCCGCGGCGCTCGATGCGGGGCGGCGGGGTGAACTTGACCTGGCGCAGCAAGTGACCCTGGACCACCGTTCGCGCTCTCGGGGTGGCCCAGGAATCGCCCGATTCACCCACCCGGCGACGCTTGCCCTCGAAGATCTCGCCAGGATCTCGATCGAGCACAGTGACAGCAGTGCTGCGGATGCGTTGTTCCGGTTCGTGCCCCCGCAGAGCGTCACCGCGTGGCTGCGTGCTGCGGGCATCCGCGGAGTGGTCATCCGCCACCCGATCGAAGACCTGTACGTGTCCCTGGCCGCTCAGGCCCGCTCAAGCGATGCGGCCGCGGTCCACTCTCTGGTGATATCTGCCGACCAGCTCGGGCATCCCTCACCGCTCCCTCAGCTCGACGTGGAGCTGGCCAATTCAGGTACGGCCCACGGTCTCGCCGACCTCATTCAGCAGTTGTGGGACGGCAGCATCGGCGACGACGTCGCCGCAGCCGTTCGCCACATGATGGCCGGAAACCTGTTGCGCCACCGACTGTCGCCTGACTTCGCCTCAGACGCCGCATCCTGGTCATCCAAGACGGGGTCGTTCCTTCATCTCCGACACGAGGCAGGCGTGGTCGAGCACGTGGACGGTGAGACGCTGATCGTTGTGGCACTTACCCGGAGCAGGATCCCCGCCACCATCCAGCCCGCGGCCGAGCATGCCATGGGTCAGGCAGCCCGCCTCCTTCACGACGAGCTCCTCGCCTGGTGCGCTGATCAATGA
- a CDS encoding PhzF family phenazine biosynthesis protein translates to MEVTGNGADGLLRERLFDRSGTFHSRNPFPVGGVVEDPATGAAAVRATH, encoded by the coding sequence ATGGAGGTGACGGGCAACGGCGCCGATGGTCTGCTCCGCGAGAGGTTGTTCGATCGCTCAGGCACGTTCCACTCTCGTAATCCGTTTCCTGTCGGCGGTGTCGTGGAAGATCCCGCGACCGGTGCGGCGGCGGTACGCGCCACTCATTGA
- the istA gene encoding IS21 family transposase, with translation MISLEDWALIRRLVADGVPQRQVARDLGIARDTVAAAVRSDRPPRYQRPAQPTSFSPFEARVRALLAEHPSMPATVIAERVEWSGSITWFRENVRRLRPEHRPVDPADRLTWAAGDAAQCDLWFPPRKIPLENGTTVLLPVLVIVAAHSRFVTARMIPTRKTEDLLLGSWELIQRLERVPRRLIWDNEPGIGQKGRLAQGVASFAGTLATKVVQLRPYDPESKGIVERRNGWFETSFMPGRTFTSPADFNTQLADWLEKANSRVVRTIKARPVDLIGHDRSRMLPLPPIPLQLGWRERVRLGRDYYVRLDASDYSVDPQAIGRIVDVTADLDRVKVRLDGRIVADHERVWARGSIVTDPAHVETARRLRQQFQQPRPATVGDDLSRDLADYDRAFGIEGVA, from the coding sequence GTGATCTCCTTGGAAGATTGGGCGTTGATCAGGCGGCTTGTCGCGGATGGGGTTCCGCAGCGGCAGGTGGCTCGAGATCTCGGTATCGCACGGGATACCGTCGCTGCGGCGGTGAGGTCGGACCGGCCGCCGAGGTATCAGCGGCCGGCGCAGCCGACGTCGTTCTCGCCATTCGAGGCGCGGGTGCGCGCGTTGCTGGCGGAGCATCCGTCGATGCCGGCGACGGTGATCGCGGAGCGAGTTGAGTGGTCGGGGTCGATCACGTGGTTTCGGGAGAACGTGAGACGGCTGCGGCCGGAGCATCGCCCGGTCGACCCGGCGGACCGGCTCACCTGGGCGGCGGGTGATGCGGCGCAGTGTGATCTGTGGTTCCCGCCGCGGAAGATCCCACTCGAGAACGGCACGACCGTGCTGTTGCCAGTGCTGGTGATCGTCGCCGCGCACTCTAGGTTCGTGACGGCCAGGATGATCCCAACCCGGAAGACGGAGGATCTATTGCTCGGGTCATGGGAGCTGATCCAACGGTTGGAGCGCGTTCCGCGGCGCCTGATTTGGGACAACGAGCCCGGGATCGGGCAGAAGGGGCGCCTCGCGCAGGGCGTCGCGTCGTTCGCCGGGACCCTGGCGACGAAGGTGGTGCAGTTGCGGCCCTACGACCCGGAATCGAAGGGGATCGTCGAGCGGCGCAACGGCTGGTTCGAGACCTCGTTCATGCCGGGCCGGACCTTCACGTCTCCAGCAGACTTCAACACCCAACTCGCCGACTGGCTCGAGAAAGCGAACAGCAGGGTCGTTCGCACGATCAAGGCACGTCCCGTCGATCTGATCGGGCACGACCGATCGAGAATGCTGCCCTTGCCGCCGATCCCGTTGCAGCTGGGCTGGCGGGAGCGGGTCCGGCTCGGCCGGGACTATTACGTCCGCCTCGACGCGTCCGACTACTCCGTCGACCCGCAAGCGATCGGACGGATCGTCGATGTCACCGCCGACCTCGACCGGGTGAAAGTCCGCCTGGACGGGCGGATCGTCGCTGACCACGAACGGGTCTGGGCGCGAGGGAGCATCGTCACCGACCCGGCTCATGTTGAGACGGCGCGGCGGTTGCGGCAGCAGTTCCAACAACCCCGCCCCGCCACGGTCGGAGACGACCTGAGCAGGGATCTCGCGGACTACGACCGCGCGTTCGGGATCGAAGGAGTCGCGTGA
- the istB gene encoding IS21-like element helper ATPase IstB — protein MGGKQTDAVKQITYLAGALKAPRITEAAGRMADQARDAGWSFEDYLAAVLEREVSARNASGAELRIKAAGFPARKTLEDFDWDAQPTARQQIAALASGGFLLEAQNVVLLGPPGTGKTHLATALGIVAARHGHRVLFATATDWVTRLTDAHRQGNLPRELARLRRYGLIIVDEVGYLPFEQDAANLFFQLVSSRYEHASLVLTSNLPFSGWGGVFGDQAVAAAMIDRIVHHADVLTLKGASYRLRGRGIDSLPSIRTQDPAD, from the coding sequence ATGGGCGGCAAACAGACCGACGCGGTCAAGCAGATCACCTATCTCGCCGGCGCGCTCAAAGCGCCCCGGATCACCGAAGCCGCGGGCCGGATGGCCGATCAGGCGCGGGATGCGGGCTGGTCGTTCGAGGACTATCTCGCCGCCGTCCTGGAACGGGAAGTGAGCGCCCGCAACGCGTCCGGCGCGGAGCTGCGGATCAAAGCGGCCGGGTTCCCCGCCCGGAAGACGCTCGAGGACTTCGACTGGGACGCCCAACCGACAGCCCGTCAGCAGATCGCCGCGCTCGCCTCGGGCGGGTTCCTCCTCGAAGCGCAGAACGTCGTCCTGCTCGGCCCACCCGGAACCGGGAAGACCCACCTCGCCACCGCGCTCGGGATCGTCGCGGCCCGCCACGGACACCGGGTCCTGTTCGCCACAGCGACCGACTGGGTCACCCGGCTCACCGACGCCCATCGGCAAGGGAACCTGCCCCGCGAGCTCGCCCGGCTCCGCCGTTACGGGCTGATCATCGTCGACGAAGTCGGCTACCTCCCCTTCGAGCAAGACGCCGCGAACCTGTTCTTCCAACTCGTCTCATCCCGCTACGAACACGCCTCACTGGTCCTCACCAGCAACCTGCCGTTCTCCGGCTGGGGCGGCGTCTTCGGAGACCAAGCCGTCGCCGCCGCGATGATCGACCGCATCGTCCACCACGCCGACGTTCTTACCCTCAAAGGCGCCAGCTATCGCCTCCGCGGCCGCGGAATCGACAGCCTCCCCAGCATCAGGACTCAGGATCCGGCAGACTAA
- a CDS encoding response regulator transcription factor yields MTGISAPSVQPARVLIADDDRLVRAGIVGILSTADDIQVVAEAGDGVEATEAAAAHRVDVVLLDIQMPRLDGIQALRDIKRRQPLLPVAMLTTFSDDLLISDALSAGALGFLLKSDDPQQLIGGVRALAHGGGVFSPRVARWLATRERTAMRSDQENQRIRDLLTERQLELLALVGRGLSNAQIGSQMSLSEGTVKQYLSALFAHLGIDNRVQAAVLAYRSGLLE; encoded by the coding sequence ATGACCGGTATCTCCGCGCCGTCCGTGCAGCCCGCCCGCGTGCTCATCGCGGACGACGACCGACTCGTCCGCGCCGGCATCGTCGGCATCTTGTCGACCGCTGATGACATCCAGGTCGTGGCCGAGGCGGGGGACGGGGTCGAGGCCACCGAAGCTGCCGCCGCGCACCGCGTGGACGTGGTCCTCCTCGATATTCAGATGCCGCGTCTCGACGGGATCCAAGCGCTGCGTGACATCAAGCGGCGTCAGCCTCTCCTTCCTGTCGCGATGCTCACCACGTTCTCCGACGATCTGCTCATCAGCGATGCGTTGAGCGCGGGGGCGCTCGGGTTCCTGCTCAAATCCGACGATCCGCAACAGTTGATCGGCGGCGTCCGAGCGCTTGCCCACGGCGGTGGCGTGTTCTCCCCTCGTGTCGCGCGCTGGCTCGCGACACGGGAACGCACCGCGATGCGTTCGGATCAGGAGAACCAGCGGATTCGCGACCTGCTCACTGAGCGACAACTGGAGTTGCTCGCCCTCGTCGGCCGAGGGCTGTCGAACGCTCAGATCGGCTCTCAGATGAGCCTTTCCGAAGGCACCGTCAAACAGTATCTCTCGGCCCTCTTCGCGCACCTCGGCATCGACAACCGTGTCCAGGCCGCCGTTCTGGCCTACCGGTCCGGACTGCTGGAATGA
- a CDS encoding sensor histidine kinase, with amino-acid sequence MSTESRDRRSPGARTRVAVGAVVAVVAGLSSRWLLVDAPLLALAIIIVCSVVLVLAAPKVPLLTIVTWVMVSAIVVQFPGLTIENLALGTVAGLLTSLCLTGPMAVAAVLRHRREYLHRGWRLAAMEAERRSNDIQTALQRERMSLAAEMHDGLGHSLTLIAVRLGQLSLTSTLAPADRAAVTELRQASAEAAEELGNAVRLLRDPGAIATGTGVPTIMDAVESARSAGIPVTTDVPEGLTEILSAEAQTAVARLVQESLTNAAKHAPGEQVGIAIHVTGSTMVAEVSNAMPAQDGADRPPSSGFGLVGIRHRAGMLGGTLEVGRSPDVFALKLTLPTDAKPSPSDRVTAAEDIVAAENEAAQSRTMATRVAIVLPAAILGAVLAVTFAYLTAATVLSVVSAPQFAEIQPGDPRAEVELSLPIFEVLDAPRDQFPPKSGEQCRYYESDVSFFERSDVHVVCFDDDAVTRMGVIPAS; translated from the coding sequence ATGTCCACCGAATCGCGGGATCGGCGTTCCCCGGGTGCCCGTACCCGTGTCGCGGTCGGCGCGGTCGTTGCCGTGGTGGCCGGGCTCTCATCGCGTTGGCTGCTTGTGGATGCACCGTTGCTCGCTCTGGCGATCATCATCGTGTGTTCTGTTGTGCTGGTTCTCGCGGCTCCGAAGGTTCCGCTGCTCACCATCGTCACCTGGGTGATGGTGTCAGCGATCGTCGTGCAGTTCCCGGGCTTGACCATCGAGAACCTCGCTCTCGGGACGGTCGCAGGTCTTCTCACTTCCCTGTGCCTGACCGGGCCAATGGCGGTCGCTGCGGTGCTGCGGCACCGGCGCGAGTATCTCCACCGCGGCTGGAGGCTGGCCGCGATGGAAGCCGAAAGACGGTCGAACGATATTCAGACCGCGCTTCAGCGCGAACGGATGTCTCTGGCCGCAGAGATGCACGACGGGCTCGGCCATAGCCTCACCCTGATCGCTGTGCGGCTGGGGCAGCTCTCGCTCACCTCGACACTGGCGCCGGCTGACCGCGCCGCGGTCACTGAGCTGCGGCAGGCTTCAGCGGAGGCAGCGGAGGAGCTGGGGAACGCCGTACGTCTGCTCCGCGATCCCGGCGCGATCGCCACGGGCACGGGGGTCCCCACGATCATGGACGCCGTGGAGAGCGCACGCTCAGCAGGTATCCCCGTGACAACCGATGTTCCGGAGGGATTGACGGAGATCCTGAGCGCAGAAGCGCAGACTGCGGTCGCACGACTGGTTCAGGAATCCCTCACGAACGCCGCGAAGCACGCGCCGGGCGAACAGGTCGGCATCGCCATCCATGTCACCGGTTCGACGATGGTGGCCGAGGTCTCCAATGCGATGCCTGCACAGGATGGCGCCGACCGGCCCCCGTCGAGCGGGTTCGGACTCGTCGGAATCCGGCACCGCGCAGGGATGCTGGGCGGGACTCTGGAGGTGGGGCGTTCGCCGGACGTCTTCGCTCTGAAGCTCACCCTCCCCACCGACGCCAAACCTTCCCCGTCCGATCGCGTCACGGCGGCGGAGGACATCGTTGCCGCGGAGAATGAAGCGGCGCAAAGTCGCACGATGGCGACCAGGGTCGCCATCGTGCTGCCGGCAGCGATCCTCGGCGCCGTGCTGGCGGTCACCTTCGCCTACCTGACGGCGGCGACCGTGCTGTCGGTGGTGAGTGCGCCCCAGTTCGCCGAGATACAGCCCGGCGATCCACGCGCGGAGGTCGAGCTCTCGCTGCCGATCTTCGAAGTCCTCGACGCGCCACGCGATCAGTTCCCCCCGAAAAGCGGCGAGCAATGTCGCTACTACGAATCCGACGTCAGCTTCTTCGAACGCAGCGACGTTCACGTGGTCTGCTTTGATGACGATGCCGTCACGCGTATGGGAGTCATACCCGCGTCATGA
- a CDS encoding DedA family protein codes for MIDLIWTLLDRAGEHATLVLVCIFLFAAIDAALGVGAILPGETGIVLAAMALADSPLHVALAVVAAATGAFLGDHIGFAVGRKLGPRLGETRLINRLGQDRWMTARDFVARQFWVVIVARLMPGIRTLVAAAAGASTIRYRRFAAICAVAAVIWATLWVIGGATIGPVLLQIVDRYTIPSLLVAGAAVLAAIIVQRRRARVRS; via the coding sequence ATGATCGATCTCATCTGGACGTTGCTGGACCGAGCGGGAGAACACGCGACTCTTGTGCTCGTCTGCATCTTCCTCTTCGCCGCCATCGACGCAGCGCTCGGCGTAGGCGCCATCCTCCCCGGCGAGACAGGGATCGTACTTGCGGCGATGGCCCTCGCAGACAGCCCCTTGCATGTCGCACTGGCCGTCGTGGCCGCAGCAACCGGAGCCTTCCTGGGCGACCACATCGGCTTCGCCGTCGGCCGGAAACTGGGCCCACGCCTAGGCGAGACGAGACTGATCAATCGCCTCGGACAGGACAGGTGGATGACAGCGCGCGACTTCGTCGCCCGCCAGTTCTGGGTCGTCATAGTGGCTCGGCTCATGCCCGGCATACGAACCCTCGTCGCTGCAGCCGCTGGAGCATCCACCATCCGCTATCGGCGTTTCGCCGCGATCTGCGCAGTAGCCGCAGTCATCTGGGCCACGCTCTGGGTCATCGGCGGAGCGACGATCGGTCCGGTGCTGCTTCAGATCGTGGACCGCTACACGATTCCGTCGCTCCTCGTCGCGGGCGCGGCAGTTCTCGCCGCCATCATCGTGCAACGCCGTCGCGCGCGGGTCCGCTCGTGA